The Nitrospinaceae bacterium genome has a segment encoding these proteins:
- a CDS encoding OsmC family protein — protein sequence MANETITRTVRADWKGSLRAEIHARECPPFFSDEPVGRGGLFEHPTPSEYLLSSLSGCSVAHVEMFTREIGMPFDDCHVVAGITMARLAPGDTAGPKGGILGLELDITVISSGTEDELERVKALFRAGCIMYLFMKSAVPVEDRWTLVQQG from the coding sequence ATGGCGAATGAAACCATTACGCGAACCGTGCGGGCGGATTGGAAAGGCTCTTTACGTGCAGAAATTCATGCCAGGGAATGCCCGCCATTTTTCTCTGATGAGCCGGTGGGACGCGGCGGTTTGTTTGAGCACCCGACGCCGTCTGAGTATCTTCTTTCGAGTCTTTCGGGTTGCAGTGTTGCACATGTCGAAATGTTCACGCGAGAAATTGGCATGCCCTTTGATGACTGTCATGTAGTGGCTGGCATCACGATGGCGCGTCTTGCGCCTGGTGACACGGCGGGTCCAAAAGGTGGTATATTGGGCCTTGAACTCGACATTACAGTTATTTCATCCGGAACCGAGGATGAGCTTGAGCGTGTGAAAGCCCTCTTTCGCGCCGGGTGCATCATGTACCTGTTCATGAAAAGTGCCGTTCCTGTCGAGGATAGGTGGACGCTCGTGCAACAGGGATAA
- a CDS encoding DMT family transporter: MLALFAWAALSFCVRSAMRDAPLLRTTATITTTNALFMIPVAFSIMPLSAFRPERSETIYYIVALGLCMIAASRLTYYFAIRRIGPSRALPVATSTPIITAFIAAAWVGEPVTLRLVFGLILLAGGINFAMRAEPAQDSNLPTTSRDRTLGWIAAGVTVCIWSISGVTMKVIASDVPPLAAAAMIIWSGVFFTWMIAFLGSKSEAGLKVPKASWPWITASAVCQTVAVPSFVSAMHYTFAVNASSITAVQPLLALLVAHFFIKEAENITWGLVVGAVMTVCGTLVVLLLA; this comes from the coding sequence ATGCTCGCGCTCTTTGCCTGGGCCGCACTTTCATTCTGTGTTCGTAGCGCCATGCGTGATGCGCCACTGCTCCGTACAACCGCCACGATAACCACCACAAACGCGTTGTTCATGATCCCTGTCGCCTTTTCCATCATGCCGCTTTCGGCGTTTCGGCCCGAGCGGAGCGAGACGATTTACTACATCGTGGCGCTCGGGTTGTGCATGATTGCCGCCTCTCGACTGACTTATTATTTCGCGATACGCCGAATTGGTCCCAGCCGGGCGCTTCCGGTGGCGACGAGTACGCCGATCATCACCGCCTTCATCGCAGCCGCCTGGGTGGGGGAGCCGGTAACGCTTCGATTGGTCTTTGGTTTGATCCTGCTGGCGGGAGGCATCAATTTCGCCATGCGTGCCGAGCCTGCGCAGGATTCCAATCTGCCGACCACCTCGCGCGATCGCACCTTGGGGTGGATTGCGGCGGGGGTAACGGTATGCATCTGGAGCATCTCGGGTGTGACGATGAAGGTCATCGCCTCAGATGTTCCGCCGCTGGCCGCCGCTGCGATGATTATATGGTCTGGGGTATTTTTTACCTGGATGATCGCATTTTTGGGTTCTAAATCAGAGGCCGGATTAAAAGTGCCAAAAGCCAGCTGGCCATGGATTACCGCCTCGGCTGTTTGTCAGACGGTGGCGGTGCCCTCTTTTGTCAGCGCGATGCACTACACTTTCGCGGTGAACGCCTCGTCCATCACCGCTGTTCAGCCGCTGCTCGCCCTGCTTGTGGCGCATTTTTTCATCAAAGAGGCCGAGAATATTACCTGGGGACTCGTTGTCGGTGCTGTCATGACGGTGTGCGGAACATTGGTGGTGTTGCTCTTGGCTTGA
- the dinB gene encoding DNA polymerase IV, with protein MTDECASPVTSKNPDEAQRVIAHVDMDAFFVAVERRDDPSLVGRQVIVGGTGNRGVVAAASYEARRLGVHSAMPMTRARRLCPNAVYIPASHTKYSAASGQVMALLRTFTPTLQAVSVDEAYLDLTGTERLHGPPFVAATKMRNAVMNELGFSASVGVASNRLMAKVSSVLSKPAGILHILPGMEAAILAPLSIDTLPGVGKVTAARLRGMGMRTIGDIAHLPLSVLEANFKNWGTELYRKARGQGSIEIEIETKQKSVGKETTFSEDQGDPNHLEATLSRLTAQAASRLRRKNMTAKGVTLKIRFEDFDTNTLAARMEPPTAIDRPLFEAARRLLTRALQEKSKGRKVRLIGVYLGGLASANQQPELFVEESERDTRLTETVDRLRDRFGEGSLVSGKSMEGKI; from the coding sequence ATGACAGATGAATGCGCCTCTCCGGTCACCTCGAAGAATCCCGATGAGGCGCAGCGCGTCATCGCCCATGTGGATATGGACGCCTTCTTCGTGGCGGTCGAGCGCCGGGACGACCCCTCCCTTGTGGGCAGGCAGGTCATCGTCGGCGGCACAGGCAACCGTGGCGTTGTAGCGGCTGCCTCCTACGAGGCGCGCCGCCTGGGCGTTCATTCTGCCATGCCGATGACACGAGCGCGGCGTCTGTGCCCAAACGCTGTTTACATTCCCGCCAGCCATACAAAATATTCTGCCGCCTCCGGTCAGGTAATGGCCCTTCTTAGAACTTTCACACCCACGCTCCAAGCCGTATCGGTTGACGAGGCCTACCTCGACCTGACCGGGACCGAGCGTCTGCACGGCCCACCCTTCGTCGCCGCCACAAAAATGAGAAATGCCGTTATGAATGAGCTCGGCTTTTCCGCCTCGGTGGGCGTCGCCTCAAACCGGCTCATGGCCAAGGTCTCCTCGGTACTTTCAAAACCAGCCGGAATACTCCACATCCTGCCAGGGATGGAGGCGGCCATCCTCGCACCGCTTTCTATCGATACCCTGCCCGGCGTAGGGAAAGTCACCGCCGCCCGGCTCCGGGGGATGGGTATGCGCACGATTGGTGACATCGCCCACCTGCCACTCTCGGTCCTGGAGGCAAACTTCAAAAACTGGGGCACGGAGCTTTACCGAAAAGCACGAGGGCAGGGAAGCATTGAGATAGAAATTGAAACCAAACAAAAGAGCGTGGGCAAGGAAACCACCTTTTCAGAGGACCAAGGCGACCCCAATCATCTGGAGGCTACGCTATCCCGCCTCACAGCACAGGCGGCGAGCCGTCTGCGCCGGAAAAATATGACGGCCAAGGGCGTCACCCTCAAAATTCGCTTCGAGGATTTTGACACCAACACCCTCGCCGCACGAATGGAGCCGCCAACGGCCATCGACAGGCCCCTATTCGAGGCGGCCCGGAGGCTTCTCACCCGAGCGCTACAGGAAAAATCTAAGGGAAGAAAAGTACGCCTCATTGGTGTCTACCTCGGAGGATTGGCCTCCGCCAACCAGCAGCCTGAGTTGTTTGTGGAGGAGAGTGAGCGCGACACCCGCCTGACCGAAACTGTGGATCGACTACGCGACCGCTTTGGCGAGGGTTCGCTAGTTTCGGGAAAATCCATGGAAGGAAAAATCTGA
- the lexA gene encoding transcriptional repressor LexA gives MFLTRRQRQIFEFIQEFIKDKGYAPSIAEIGAHFKLTSPATVHKHLQNIASKGLIKRSWNRSRAIELVPNADTVGKEKSGPIELPLRGMIAAGVPLEAVQDNETIPLPWSSDDSSLYVLKVKGKSMIEDHIDDGDYVIIEQRDTASNGETVVALLEGESATLKRFYREGDHIRLQPANSSMEPIMVRDGEFRIQGVVVGVLRKY, from the coding sequence ATGTTTTTAACTCGTAGACAGCGTCAGATTTTTGAGTTTATCCAGGAGTTCATCAAGGACAAGGGGTATGCACCGAGCATCGCCGAGATTGGGGCGCACTTCAAACTCACCTCGCCTGCCACCGTGCACAAACACCTTCAAAACATCGCCTCGAAGGGACTTATCAAAAGAAGTTGGAACCGCAGCCGGGCGATTGAACTCGTGCCGAACGCAGATACCGTGGGCAAGGAAAAGAGCGGCCCCATTGAACTTCCCCTCCGGGGCATGATCGCCGCTGGTGTTCCTCTTGAGGCGGTGCAGGACAACGAAACCATTCCGCTTCCCTGGTCCTCGGACGACAGTAGCCTGTATGTGCTCAAGGTCAAGGGAAAATCGATGATTGAGGATCACATCGACGACGGCGACTACGTCATCATCGAGCAGCGCGATACAGCGAGCAACGGCGAGACCGTCGTCGCTCTGCTCGAGGGCGAGAGTGCCACCTTGAAGAGATTTTACCGCGAAGGCGATCACATTCGCCTCCAGCCGGCGAATTCCTCGATGGAGCCAATCATGGTGCGAGATGGCGAATTCAGGATTCAGGGCGTTGTCGTGGGTGTGCTCAGAAAGTATTAA
- a CDS encoding class I SAM-dependent RNA methyltransferase: MSSVATLQPGTGAVHRAEIDSIATGGAGVARLEGRVVFIPRTVPGDSVRFRISEDKGRFLRGEIEEIESPGASRREPPCPHWASCGGCPLQQMTPEAQAESKKQIFLDAVARIGKIDIDIEPEIIAASAPEFAYRMRARFQIKHGRIGFFAPGTRKLIPIEGCLLVEESIRAAFAEIREFLKLERAARVLEAVEISSLGDKPDKGAGLFLYPIGWHDNGHGTISKKTRRAWEVFSEKNGWPLAAAGGRKPAEPPSWKSSYELKTSTNETAILQVSPEAFLQPNRRVNESIVRAVLEMAALPEGGRAVDLFCGAGNFAVPLAEKAARIVGVESNQFAVKDAEVNAKQAGLKNTHFIKSEAGRVEANTIEDALGGKPDLVLLDPPRPGALETIPLAVALKPNRIVYVSCNPATFARDARELSDAGYRMEAAFIAPMFPNTAHVESVTSWAFDSSTAP, from the coding sequence ATGAGTAGCGTTGCCACATTGCAGCCCGGCACAGGAGCCGTGCATCGGGCCGAAATCGATTCTATCGCCACAGGCGGGGCAGGCGTGGCTCGTCTTGAGGGACGGGTGGTCTTCATTCCGCGCACCGTACCTGGCGATTCGGTTCGTTTCCGCATTTCCGAGGACAAGGGTCGTTTTCTCCGAGGCGAAATCGAGGAAATTGAATCCCCCGGCGCCTCCAGACGAGAGCCCCCCTGCCCACACTGGGCCTCGTGCGGCGGATGCCCGCTTCAGCAAATGACCCCCGAGGCCCAGGCCGAATCCAAGAAACAGATTTTTCTTGATGCCGTGGCCCGCATCGGAAAGATAGATATCGACATCGAGCCAGAAATAATCGCGGCGAGTGCGCCAGAGTTTGCCTACCGCATGCGAGCGCGCTTTCAGATCAAGCACGGGAGAATTGGTTTTTTTGCGCCAGGCACCAGGAAGCTAATACCCATCGAGGGTTGCCTGCTGGTCGAGGAATCAATTCGAGCCGCCTTCGCGGAGATTCGAGAGTTTCTCAAGCTTGAGCGAGCCGCAAGAGTGCTTGAGGCTGTGGAGATATCATCGCTGGGCGATAAACCCGATAAAGGGGCCGGGCTTTTTCTCTATCCAATCGGTTGGCACGACAATGGCCATGGCACAATTTCAAAAAAGACCCGGCGCGCCTGGGAGGTGTTCAGCGAAAAAAATGGCTGGCCTCTTGCCGCCGCCGGGGGCAGAAAACCTGCCGAGCCACCTTCATGGAAATCTTCTTACGAATTGAAAACATCCACTAATGAAACGGCTATCCTTCAGGTCTCGCCCGAAGCATTTCTTCAACCCAACCGGCGGGTTAACGAATCGATCGTGCGGGCTGTTTTAGAAATGGCGGCGCTGCCCGAGGGCGGGCGAGCGGTAGATCTATTCTGCGGGGCGGGAAACTTCGCGGTACCCCTTGCTGAGAAGGCGGCGCGAATCGTCGGGGTCGAATCCAATCAGTTCGCCGTCAAAGACGCAGAGGTAAATGCAAAACAAGCCGGTCTGAAAAATACTCACTTCATCAAGAGCGAGGCAGGACGAGTCGAGGCAAACACCATCGAGGACGCTCTCGGCGGCAAGCCCGACCTCGTGCTACTCGATCCACCGCGCCCAGGCGCCCTTGAGACGATACCGCTCGCAGTCGCTTTAAAGCCCAACCGAATCGTTTATGTCTCGTGCAACCCGGCGACTTTTGCCCGCGATGCCCGGGAATTATCCGATGCAGGCTACCGCATGGAGGCTGCATTCATCGCCCCCATGTTCCCGAATACCGCTCACGTTGAATCCGTCACTTCGTGGGCGTTTGATAGCAGCACCGCTCCCTGA
- a CDS encoding c-type cytochrome: MRKLSLPVFGLIICISVVVTRGVASAETLLERGKYLMSGVVACGNCHTNNGPWGKPVPGKELSGGHKWDEPPFTVYAANITPDKETGIGAWTDKQLFAAIREGKRPDGSLIGPPMPGGLYAKISDRDLRAIIAYLRQVKPVKNNVPRGKYRIPLPPAWGPNKSVPEVSRTDKVKYGEYLAGPLGHCVECHTPMVKGRRDFKNQLGAGGFVLNGPMGAPVSANITPDPETGIGKWSDRQIKVAITTGYRASGEKMYPPMAYHYYANIKPDDLDAIVAYLRSLKPVKKLRKMRLIPNKK, translated from the coding sequence ATGAGAAAACTTTCTTTGCCTGTATTTGGTTTAATTATTTGTATTTCTGTTGTCGTGACTAGAGGGGTTGCCTCGGCGGAAACGCTTCTTGAGCGTGGAAAGTATCTGATGAGCGGTGTTGTCGCTTGCGGAAATTGCCACACGAATAATGGTCCCTGGGGAAAGCCTGTCCCGGGTAAAGAGCTGTCTGGCGGCCACAAGTGGGATGAGCCGCCATTTACCGTGTATGCGGCTAACATCACTCCCGATAAAGAGACGGGAATCGGCGCCTGGACGGATAAGCAACTTTTCGCCGCTATTCGGGAGGGAAAGCGCCCGGATGGCAGCTTAATCGGACCCCCAATGCCAGGTGGTCTTTACGCCAAAATTTCTGACAGAGATCTTCGCGCCATTATCGCCTATCTCCGGCAGGTCAAACCCGTGAAGAACAATGTGCCGAGAGGAAAATATCGGATACCACTTCCCCCCGCGTGGGGTCCGAATAAAAGCGTTCCCGAGGTATCTCGTACGGATAAGGTGAAATATGGCGAATATCTCGCCGGGCCGCTTGGCCATTGTGTCGAGTGCCACACGCCGATGGTGAAGGGCCGCCGCGATTTTAAAAATCAGCTTGGCGCGGGCGGTTTTGTTCTTAATGGCCCGATGGGCGCTCCTGTTTCGGCCAATATCACACCCGACCCGGAAACGGGAATTGGTAAATGGTCGGATCGTCAGATCAAAGTCGCGATCACGACTGGCTACCGCGCGAGCGGCGAGAAAATGTATCCGCCGATGGCGTATCATTATTATGCAAACATTAAACCGGACGATCTGGATGCCATCGTGGCGTATCTTCGCTCTCTAAAGCCTGTTAAGAAATTAAGGAAGATGCGTTTGATTCCAAATAAAAAATAA
- a CDS encoding cupin domain-containing protein, whose product MNDPTKRKACVIHTDEVPDDEIDGGATHKTIITRAANETNITVFRSQITPGKSHDWHHHEVDEVIFCVAGEGRYELRDEELRFKAGEFIFMPKGTEHRSSTTTDGPVELVAIFQPGLQ is encoded by the coding sequence ATGAATGATCCAACAAAGAGAAAAGCCTGTGTCATCCACACGGATGAGGTGCCCGACGATGAAATCGACGGAGGGGCCACCCATAAAACCATCATCACCCGGGCCGCAAACGAAACAAACATCACGGTTTTCCGATCGCAAATCACTCCGGGAAAATCCCACGACTGGCATCATCACGAGGTCGATGAAGTAATTTTTTGTGTCGCTGGCGAGGGCCGCTACGAACTTCGAGACGAGGAACTACGCTTCAAGGCGGGCGAGTTCATCTTCATGCCCAAGGGAACCGAGCACAGAAGCTCAACCACAACGGACGGCCCGGTGGAGCTTGTCGCCATTTTTCAGCCCGGCCTGCAATAA
- a CDS encoding antibiotic biosynthesis monooxygenase translates to MYIVMNCFQVAEGKGDDFEEIWRTRDSYLDEVDGFREFHLLRGDGGDYISHTIWDSKEAFEAWVGSESFHKAHARSAETPPEIFSGPSKLGMYDVLMEKIVKR, encoded by the coding sequence ATGTATATCGTAATGAACTGTTTCCAGGTGGCCGAAGGCAAAGGAGATGACTTCGAGGAAATATGGCGGACGAGAGATTCTTATCTCGATGAAGTTGATGGTTTTCGCGAGTTTCATCTTCTTCGTGGCGATGGCGGCGATTATATCAGCCACACCATTTGGGATAGTAAAGAGGCTTTTGAGGCCTGGGTTGGCAGCGAGTCGTTCCACAAGGCCCATGCGCGCTCGGCCGAGACACCGCCTGAAATTTTCAGCGGCCCGTCTAAACTGGGCATGTATGATGTGTTGATGGAGAAAATCGTTAAGCGCTAA
- a CDS encoding MBL fold metallo-hydrolase: MTTAPALALTVLGTGDAFSSGGHPNSCYLIEPLEKNFGECRAALIDCGPTAVPMLHGMAFDLSKIDLVLLTHHHGDHIAGIAFLYLNYQFNVRRERPLTVAGPPGTEEKCEEIFRASYGETAELMKRRFEMEYIELAEGIETQICGISILPKRVIHMKKGIPYGYRVSWKNRTIGFSGDTEWNDNLPELAEETDLFFMECYSGEKKIPFHTSISELKLKSDRLNTKRLLLTHMGDEVRQLAAAGKSPFEIAHDGQRIEI; encoded by the coding sequence ATGACGACCGCCCCGGCACTTGCCCTCACAGTCCTCGGAACCGGCGACGCATTCTCCTCGGGCGGCCACCCGAATAGTTGCTATCTCATCGAGCCACTTGAGAAAAACTTCGGCGAATGTCGCGCCGCGCTAATCGACTGCGGACCCACCGCCGTCCCGATGCTTCACGGCATGGCCTTTGACTTGAGTAAAATCGATCTGGTGTTATTAACACATCACCACGGCGACCACATCGCGGGCATAGCGTTTCTTTACCTGAACTATCAGTTCAACGTCAGACGAGAGCGGCCGCTTACGGTCGCCGGGCCGCCGGGCACAGAAGAAAAATGCGAAGAAATATTTCGGGCCAGCTATGGTGAGACCGCCGAGCTCATGAAGAGGCGATTCGAGATGGAATATATTGAGCTTGCAGAGGGAATCGAAACACAGATATGCGGCATCTCCATTCTACCGAAACGGGTCATTCACATGAAAAAAGGGATCCCTTACGGATACCGAGTTAGTTGGAAAAACAGAACAATTGGCTTTAGCGGCGACACCGAATGGAACGACAACCTACCCGAGCTGGCCGAAGAAACAGATTTGTTTTTTATGGAATGCTATTCCGGAGAGAAAAAAATTCCGTTCCACACATCAATAAGTGAGTTAAAGCTAAAATCGGATCGTCTCAACACCAAGCGCCTTTTGCTAACCCATATGGGCGATGAGGTGCGTCAGCTCGCCGCCGCAGGCAAATCGCCCTTCGAGATTGCCCACGACGGCCAGCGAATCGAAATTTAG
- a CDS encoding HDOD domain-containing protein has protein sequence MAIDSSIFKHKVEALENLPTLPGVVSKLSSMVESPTISTAQVGEMIQADQVLSAKVLRLINSAFFGFPGKISTVTHALVLLGFNAVKGLVLTASVFDIMATEMLNLWKHSLGVSLASGIISRRINLADAEEIIVAGLLHDIGKVALKVEGPEHFDDVMEKVNADQTLFIDAENEVLGFNHTKVGEWLCEKWNLPPNLRDPITMHHQPNLARNAPEATAVVHMADILVRSLDFGNGGDTGIPVLNRDIVKLLNLSLSDIGEILEEMEGELLKGEDLIPSEEDA, from the coding sequence GTGGCAATTGATTCTTCCATTTTCAAGCACAAAGTCGAGGCGCTGGAAAATTTACCCACGCTTCCCGGCGTTGTATCCAAGCTTTCCTCGATGGTGGAGAGCCCCACTATCAGCACCGCCCAGGTGGGGGAAATGATACAGGCGGACCAGGTACTCTCCGCCAAGGTGCTTCGGCTTATTAACTCAGCGTTTTTTGGATTTCCCGGAAAAATTTCTACCGTTACGCATGCCCTTGTCCTTCTAGGCTTTAACGCCGTAAAGGGGCTGGTCCTCACGGCATCGGTCTTCGACATCATGGCAACAGAAATGCTGAACCTGTGGAAACACTCTCTCGGCGTTTCGCTGGCGTCCGGTATCATATCCCGCAGAATCAATCTCGCAGACGCCGAGGAAATAATCGTCGCCGGTCTTTTACATGACATCGGCAAGGTGGCGCTCAAGGTAGAGGGACCCGAGCACTTCGATGATGTGATGGAAAAGGTCAACGCCGATCAGACTCTCTTCATCGATGCCGAAAATGAAGTTCTCGGCTTCAATCATACAAAGGTGGGCGAGTGGCTTTGTGAGAAATGGAACCTTCCGCCGAACCTCAGAGATCCGATTACCATGCACCACCAACCAAACCTGGCCAGAAACGCCCCCGAGGCGACCGCCGTTGTTCACATGGCGGATATTCTTGTGCGATCACTCGACTTCGGAAATGGCGGCGACACGGGAATACCTGTTCTCAACCGGGATATTGTGAAATTGCTGAATCTGTCTTTATCCGATATTGGTGAAATCCTCGAAGAGATGGAAGGTGAGCTTCTCAAGGGCGAGGACCTTATCCCCAGCGAAGAAGACGCCTAG
- a CDS encoding PDZ domain-containing protein, protein MSRFFLAMVVVISFSLVAQGFVSAASVPNDSEMRQVQVRNVVLDSQSNQPVVVLKEKDNGKLLPIWIGPAEAQAIIIQLRGITPPRPMTHDLLRNVIGGFKAKVVRIIITELKGGTFYAHIEMQSDGRKFSIDSRPSDAIALALRVKAPIFAKAQVLRDGVVNFQPMKLTHRSRLGVVLQLMTPSLARYFGGGISDGLLVSQVAPGKLAEKSGLRRGDVISLVEGKKISSVESFEKEFIKKSDGLNIFVKRNPESQGIRMRLITANNESVAIKK, encoded by the coding sequence ATGAGCCGATTTTTCCTTGCCATGGTTGTGGTAATTTCATTTTCCTTGGTGGCGCAGGGATTTGTCTCGGCAGCCTCTGTCCCGAACGATAGTGAAATGCGCCAGGTTCAAGTGAGGAATGTTGTTCTGGACTCTCAGAGCAATCAACCGGTTGTCGTTCTCAAGGAAAAGGACAATGGCAAACTTCTTCCCATATGGATTGGTCCGGCCGAGGCGCAGGCCATTATCATCCAGTTGCGAGGCATCACACCGCCAAGACCGATGACGCATGACTTGCTGCGAAATGTCATTGGTGGTTTCAAAGCCAAAGTTGTTCGAATCATCATCACAGAGCTAAAGGGCGGAACATTTTACGCCCATATCGAGATGCAATCGGATGGGCGCAAGTTTTCGATAGACAGCCGCCCCTCTGACGCCATTGCCCTGGCGTTGAGGGTCAAGGCGCCTATTTTTGCCAAGGCCCAGGTGTTGCGCGATGGTGTTGTTAATTTTCAGCCGATGAAACTGACACATCGAAGTCGTCTGGGGGTCGTTCTTCAATTGATGACACCGTCTCTTGCCCGTTATTTTGGCGGTGGCATCTCGGATGGTCTTCTTGTTTCTCAGGTAGCGCCAGGCAAGCTTGCGGAAAAATCGGGCCTGCGCCGGGGCGATGTTATTTCTCTTGTAGAGGGCAAAAAGATTTCCTCTGTGGAATCTTTTGAAAAAGAATTTATTAAAAAATCAGACGGGCTGAATATTTTTGTTAAGAGAAACCCAGAGAGCCAAGGCATTCGAATGCGCCTGATTACGGCCAATAATGAAAGTGTGGCGATAAAAAAATGA
- a CDS encoding low molecular weight protein arginine phosphatase — MNILFLCTGNLCRSPMAEALLKKFASRDGLRELHAKSAGTHAFAGSKSPAEAQEVASLVGLDLVTHVAQPLASELVEWADQIAVMSPEHADFIEMNYPEGIDKVVELVKYRPGGKPGDTIKDPYGMKLFHYRQYFGELMEALQGYYVQLKDAHSKFR, encoded by the coding sequence ATGAATATTCTTTTTTTGTGTACAGGAAACCTTTGTCGCTCACCGATGGCAGAGGCATTGCTGAAAAAATTTGCTTCGCGCGATGGCCTGCGTGAATTGCATGCCAAGTCGGCGGGAACACACGCTTTTGCGGGAAGTAAATCGCCCGCCGAGGCGCAGGAGGTGGCGAGTTTGGTCGGCCTTGATCTAGTAACCCATGTGGCACAGCCCCTTGCTAGCGAACTTGTCGAATGGGCGGATCAGATAGCCGTAATGTCACCCGAGCATGCGGACTTCATTGAGATGAATTATCCTGAAGGAATCGATAAGGTCGTTGAGCTGGTGAAGTACCGACCCGGAGGAAAGCCCGGAGATACCATCAAGGATCCTTACGGGATGAAGCTTTTTCACTACAGGCAGTATTTTGGCGAACTGATGGAAGCGCTTCAGGGTTATTATGTGCAACTCAAAGACGCCCATTCTAAGTTCAGATAA
- a CDS encoding nicotinamidase, whose protein sequence is MSGTQVGPNDALVVVDLQNDFCPGGSLAVPEGDLIVPLVNRILALPGLVKVATRDWHPADHVSFKEQGGIWPPHCVVDTQGAQFQPQMDEALVDFVVSKGNRREVDAYSGFDGTLLAADLKTKDVRRIFVCGLATDYCVKATALDGRAQGLEVVVLQDTIRAVDVKPGDGERAIDEMRGAGCEFINSLEISG, encoded by the coding sequence ATGAGCGGAACCCAGGTGGGGCCGAATGATGCGCTGGTGGTGGTCGATCTTCAAAATGACTTTTGCCCCGGTGGCTCTCTCGCCGTGCCCGAAGGCGATCTCATTGTGCCGCTGGTGAATCGAATACTTGCTTTGCCGGGGCTCGTTAAGGTGGCTACGCGCGACTGGCATCCTGCGGATCATGTTTCTTTTAAAGAGCAGGGCGGAATCTGGCCGCCGCATTGTGTGGTGGATACTCAAGGGGCACAGTTTCAACCCCAGATGGATGAAGCGCTTGTCGATTTTGTGGTGTCGAAAGGTAATCGAAGGGAAGTTGATGCCTATTCGGGATTTGACGGTACATTGCTTGCTGCCGACTTGAAAACGAAAGATGTCCGACGGATATTCGTATGCGGCCTGGCAACTGATTATTGTGTCAAAGCCACGGCGCTCGATGGCCGGGCGCAAGGTCTTGAAGTTGTGGTTCTTCAGGATACAATCCGGGCGGTGGATGTTAAGCCTGGTGACGGCGAGCGGGCGATTGATGAAATGCGCGGCGCAGGCTGTGAATTTATAAACTCATTGGAAATCTCCGGTTAA
- a CDS encoding homoserine kinase — translation MPFVRVQVPSSTTNLGPGFDALGVALNLYNRVELDELPWGLSIHVEGEGADVIPLDETNISVEAVKRVYKKAGRTLPGLWMKQRNHIPLARGLGSSSAALVGGLVGANLLLGNPLSMDELVQLGVEMEGHPDNVVPALVGGFCISAINEDGNTLYTRAPVVDRYRWVIVVPDFEVSTKEARKKLPEQISLADGIYNVQRVGMLMAAFAYGQNEKFRESMQDKFHQPYRKELMGPLDEVFAAAYEVGAMGACISGAGPCVLAICDENAGKVGLAMREVYRNHGIGTKMHVLRIASLGAHAVDELGDDLATAV, via the coding sequence GTGCCTTTTGTGCGCGTTCAGGTTCCCTCAAGTACGACCAATCTTGGCCCGGGTTTTGATGCGCTCGGAGTTGCGCTCAACCTTTACAACCGTGTTGAATTAGACGAGCTTCCCTGGGGGCTTTCGATTCATGTTGAAGGAGAGGGTGCGGATGTCATCCCTCTCGATGAAACAAATATATCCGTCGAAGCTGTGAAGCGGGTCTATAAAAAAGCGGGTCGCACCTTGCCGGGCTTATGGATGAAGCAGCGCAACCATATTCCATTGGCGAGAGGGTTGGGCAGCAGTTCGGCTGCTCTGGTCGGTGGGCTTGTCGGGGCGAATTTGTTGTTGGGCAATCCACTTTCGATGGATGAGCTGGTGCAGTTGGGTGTGGAGATGGAAGGGCATCCGGATAATGTGGTGCCAGCGCTCGTTGGCGGATTCTGCATTTCAGCAATCAACGAAGACGGCAATACGCTCTACACGCGTGCGCCGGTTGTTGACCGATACCGGTGGGTGATTGTGGTTCCAGATTTTGAGGTCAGCACCAAAGAAGCTCGCAAGAAACTTCCCGAGCAGATTTCCCTTGCCGACGGCATCTATAATGTTCAACGCGTAGGTATGCTGATGGCGGCGTTTGCATATGGGCAAAATGAAAAGTTTCGAGAATCCATGCAGGATAAATTTCATCAGCCTTATCGGAAAGAGCTAATGGGGCCTCTCGACGAGGTGTTTGCCGCGGCCTACGAGGTGGGCGCGATGGGGGCCTGCATCAGCGGGGCCGGGCCCTGCGTTTTGGCCATATGCGATGAAAATGCGGGAAAGGTTGGACTCGCCATGCGTGAAGTTTACCGCAATCACGGAATCGGCACGAAAATGCACGTACTTAGAATTGCCTCGCTGGGTGCCCACGCAGTTGATGAGTTAGGAGATGACCTTGCAACTGCAGTCTGA